From Panthera uncia isolate 11264 chromosome X, Puncia_PCG_1.0, whole genome shotgun sequence, the proteins below share one genomic window:
- the LOC125931863 gene encoding LOW QUALITY PROTEIN: uncharacterized protein LOC125931863 (The sequence of the model RefSeq protein was modified relative to this genomic sequence to represent the inferred CDS: inserted 2 bases in 2 codons; deleted 1 base in 1 codon; substituted 5 bases at 5 genomic stop codons), producing the protein MGQTQTTPLSIMIDHFKDVRGRANNLSVEVXKGRWQFFCSSEWPTFNVGWPPERTFDLPTIHRVRSIISRPKTGHLDQLLYIITWQDLVEDPPTWLKPFLAPLPPEPKPILALQGTKKRKSLTQPSAPLYPVLQGGTEEELIFPPPYNPSRMPEEHHPPPPGEADAVPRAGGGNAPVGSPPFTRQRAQREQSASATDSTILPLRATGPPDAEGNQPHHYWPFATSDLYNWKAQNPKFSKKPAGLIDLLDSVLFTHQPTWDDCQQLLQVLFTTEERERILNEARKLVPGTDGSPTTNQAQIDASFPLTRPQWDFNTAEGKERLRVYRQTLMGGLRMAARKQTNLAKVGNVQQGKDESLAAFLEQIMEAFRTYTPMDPEAPESKAAVIMAFVNQSAIDIRRKLQKIDRLGEKSLQDLLVVAXKVYNNREPPEDKQARTMAAASSKQTRDLARILLVTTVDFPEEXDCRLQQLADDARKGKRTTKGGKQRLQKDQCAYCKEIGHWARDCPKRAGGKGSKTDGVKVLELDKLSDXGSRGLDPLPEPRVTLKVEGTPVDFLVDTGAQHSVLRTPQGKLASKKSWVQGATGMSQYSWTTRRTVDLGTGRVSHSFMVIPECPYPLLEGDLLTKIGAQITFRQGGPQVTDGKGHPIQVLTMKLEDEYLLHQEALPREDNIDRWLQEFPSVWAETAGMGLATHRTPVLVELKPGESPVRIKQYPMSQEARKGIQPPIRRLRSLGVLVPXQSAWNTPLLLVKKPHTNDYRPVQDLQEVNKRVADIHPTVPNPYTLLSSLAPSRVWYTVLDLKDAFFSLPLAPQSQPLFAFEWHDPEEGYSGQLTWTRLPQGFKNSPTIFDEALHEDLGEYRREHPGLTLLQYIDDILIAADMAKDCERGTQDLLATLGALGYRASAKKAQKCRERVSYLGYILEGGQRQLSDARKETVLKIPTPTSRREVREFLGSAGYCRLWVPGFAEIARPLYEATKEGKTFKWAEKEETAFNQLKKALLSAPALGLPDITKPFHLFVDEHKGIAKGVLTQALGPWNCSVAYLSMKLDPVAAGWPPCLRIIAATALLVKDADKLTLGQEIWITTPHAIEGVLKQPPDRWMSNTRMTHYQSLLLNPPRVWFHPSAALNPATLLPDPDLGAPLHDCAGILEQVHGFRRDLNDRPLPDAEATWFTDGSSFVXDGHRYAGAAVVTETDTVWAEALPSGTSAQRAELIALTKALMLGAGKRLNIYTDSRYAFATAHIHVAIYQERGLLMAEGRTIKNKQEILNLLTALWLPAKLAIIHCQGHQKADNPVARGNRKADQAAKAVALTSVPTMTIQLPDLGDPVLPDQPKYSQEELQRIKKLPMAQEIKGWWYTPNKELVLPDRLGVSILEHMHRSTHMGXRKLKDLIRHAGIKIHQQDTKIEQVVSACKTCQLANARATSNKKGTRLRGTRPGARWEVDFTEVKPGKYGFKYLLVFRDTFSGWVEAYPTKHETAQTVAKKLLEDILPRYGFPAMVGSDNGPAFISQVTQAVAKAVGANWKLHCVYRPQSSGQVERMNRTLKETLTKLTMETGGDWVTLLPFALYRVRNTPYTLGFTPYEIMFGRPPPVIPSLRAELIAEFKDQELFLSLSRLQRAHEDIWPRLRAIYEAGPTPTPHQYRPGDWVYVKRHHQETLEPRWKGPYIVVLTTPIALKVDGIVTWVHHTHVQPVDPSSIRKDFVTRWSISRDQHNPLKLKLQRIQPT; encoded by the exons atgggacagactcagactactcctctaagtattatgattgatcactttaaggatgtgaggggaagagctaacaacctcagtgtggaagtcTGAAAGGGTCGGTGGCAGTTTTTTTGTTCTAGTGAGTGGCCAACTTTCAATGTCGGATGGCCACCAGAGAGGACCTTCGACCTCCCTACTATCCACCGAGTCAGGAGTATCATCTCTCGGCCTAAGACGGGCCATCTTGATCAGCTCCTTTACATTATCACTTGGCAGGACCTTGTAGAAGACCCACCCacttggcttaagcccttcctagctCCGCTCCCTCCAgagccaaaacccattcttgctttgcaggggacaaagaagaggaaaagtcttacccagccttcagcacccctctaccctgtcctacaggggggtactgaagaagaattaatttttcctcccccgtataacccctctaggatgccggaagaacaccatcctccccctccggggGAGGCAGACGCTGTTCCAAGAGCGGGAGGTGGAAATGCTCCAGTGGGAAGCCCcccctttaccagacaaagggctcagagggagcaatccgcctccgccaccgactccactattctgcccctgcgagccaccggacccccagacgcggaggggaatcaaccccatcactattggcctttcgccactagtgacctctacaattggaaagctcagaatcctaagttttccaagaaaccggcagggcttattgatttattagactctgttctttttacccatcagcccacgtgggacgattgccagcagcttttgcaggtcctgttcaccactgaagaaagagaaagaatcctcaatgagGCCCGAAAACTAGTTCCGGGCACAGACGGGAgtcccaccaccaaccaggctcagatagatgcctccttccccttaactcggccccagtgggatttcaacacggcagaaggtaaggagaggctccgcgtctaccgccagactctaatg gggggtctccgaatggctgctagaaagcaaaccaatttggccaaggtaggaaatgtacaacagggaaaagatgaatctctggctgcctttttagaacagatcatggaggcattccgtacctatacccccatggatccagaggctccggaaagcaaggcagctgttatcatggcctttgtaaaccaatcggccatagacattaggagaaaattacagaaaatagatagactaggagaaaaaagtctgcaggacttactggtggtagcctAAAAGGTATATAACaaccgggagcctcctgaggacaagcaggctcgcaccatggcggctgccagcagtaagcagactcgagacctggccagaatactactagtTACCACTGTTGACTTCCCCGAGGAATGAGACTGCCGTCTCCAGCAGCTGGCAGACGAcgcaagaaaaggtaaaagaaccaccaagggggggaagcagaggctgcagaaggatcagtgcgcatactgcaaggagatagggcattgggcccgagattgtccaaaaagggccggcgggaagggaagcaagactgatggagtaaaagtcctagagctagataaactaagtgattaggggagtcggggtttggaccctctccccgaacccagggtaactcttaaagtggaggggacccctgttgacttccttgtcgacaccggagcacaacattcggtcctccgcaccccacaaggaaaactagccagcaagaagtcctgggtacaaggagcaactggtatgagccagtattcatggactacccgaagaacagtagatttggggacgggccgggtatcccactcctttatggtaataccagaatgcccctacccgctgttagaaggggacttactgaccaagattggagctcagataactttcagacaaggggggcctcaggtcaccgatggcaagggccaccccatccaggtcctgaccatgaaactggaggatgaatacctcctccaccaggaggcgctcccgagagaggataatatagacagatggctacaagaattcccctcggtttgggcagagac tgcggggatGGGACTAGCCACTCATAGGACCccagtcctggtagagctcaagccaggagagagtccggtaaggatcaaacaataccccatgtctcaggaggcccggaaggggatccagccacccatccggagactacgaagcctaggggtactagttccttgacagtctgcctggaacacccccttACTGCtggtcaaaaagcctcacacaaatgactaccgaccggtacaagacctccaggaagtaaataagagggtcgcggacatacacccaactgttcccaacccatatactctcttgagctccttggcgccctccagggtctggtatactgtactagatttaaaggacgccttcttcagtctgccgctggcaccccagagccaacccttgttcgcctttgagtggcatgatccggaggagggctacagtgggcaactcacctggacacggctacctcagggattcaaaaattcacccaccatcttcgacgaggcactacacgaggacctgggtgagtacagaagggagcaccctggcctcacccttctACAGTACatagatgacatcctgattgctgccgacatggccaaagactgtgagcgagggacccaggacctgctggctaccctgggggccttAGGGTACCGGGCATCCGCGAAGAAGGCTCAGAaatgcagggagagggtaagttacctgggatatatcctggagggcggacagcggcagttatcagatgccagaaaagaaactgtcctaaagatccctactcccacctcccgaagagaagtgagggaattcCTGGGATCAGCCGGCTACTgccgcctctgggttccaggttttgctgagatcgccaggcccctatatgaagctaccaaagaggggaaaacatttaaatgggctgaaaaagaagaaactgcctttaatcagttaaaaaaggccctcctaagtgccccagccctgggcctaccagacattacgaagcccttccacctctttgtagacgaacataagggaatagcaaaaggggttctaactcaagccttaggcccctggaacTGCTCAGTGGCTTACCTGTCTATGAaactagacccagtggctgccggatggccgccatgcctaagaattattgcagcgacagcactcctagtcaaggatgcagacaaactgaccctaggacaggagatctggatcacgaccccacatgccattgaaggggtcctgaaacagcctccgGATAGATGGATGAGCAATACACGTatgactcattaccagagcctcctactcaaccctccacgAGTGTggttccaccccagtgcagccctcaatcctgcaaccctgctgcccgaccctgacctaggtgctccactacatgactgtgcGGGAATCCTGGAACAAGTACATGGATTCCGGAGGGACCTGAACGACCGGCCCCTCCCCGATgccgaggctacttggttcactgatggcagcagctttg caGACGGACACAGGTATGCAGGTGCAGCGGTGGTCACTGAAACGGACACCGTATGGGCGGAGGCTCTACCCTCCGGAACGTCAGCCCAGCGAGCAGAGCTCATAGCCCTCACCAAGGCGCTGATGCTGGGAGCTGGAAAACGGCTTAACATCTACACAGACAGCCGTTATGCGtttgccacagctcatattcATGTGGCAATTTATCAGGAGAGGGGGTTACTGATGGCAGAAGGacggactataaaaaataagcaggagatacttaacctgcttacggccttatggcttcctgccaagctagccattatccactgccaagggcaccaaaaagctgataacccagtagctagaggtaatcgaaaggctgaccaggcagccaaggcagtagcccttacttcagtccccaccatgaccatacaACTACCGGACCTgggagacccagttttaccagaccagcccaaatactcccaggaggagttacagcggatcaagaaactccccatggcccaggagataaagggatggtggtatacacctaacaaggagctcgtgctgccagaccggctcggagtctcaatattagagcacatgcatcggtctactcacatgg gacgaaaattaaaagacttaatccgacatgccggaatcaagattcaccaacaggacaccaaaatagagcaagttgtatctgcctgcaagacctgccaactcgCCAACGCgagagccacatcaaataaaaaaggaaccaggctcagaggcaccagaccgggagcccgatgggaagtcgacttcactgaagtcaaaccaggaaagtatggttttaaatatcttttagtatttagagacaccttctctggctgggtggaggcatacccaaccaagcatgaaacggctcagacggtggctaagaagctactagaagacatcttacccaggtatggttttcctgccatggtaggatcagacaatggaccagcttttatctctcaggtaacacaggcagtagccaaggcggtgggggcaaactggaaattacattgtgtttataggccccagagctcaggacaggtagaaagaatgaatagaaccctaaaagagacccttaccaaattaaccatggagactggcggggactgggtgactctcctaccgttcgccctttaccgggttagaaacactccttacactctgggttttactccctacgagatcatgtttggcaggccaccccctgttattcccagccttcgagctgaacttattgctgagtttaaagatcaagaactttttctttccttgagcaGGCTCCAGAGGGCGCATGAGGACATTTGGCCGCGCCTCCGTGCCATCTATGAGGCTGGCCCGACcccgacacctcatcagtacaggccggGAGACTGGGTCTATGTCAAGAGGCACCACCAAGAGACCCTTGAGCcgcgctggaagggaccctacatcgTGGTGTTGACAACCCCCATTGCTCTCAAAGTAGACGGCATCGtgacctgggtccatcacacccacgttcAGCCAGTGGACCCCTCCTCAATCCGGAAGGACTTCGTCACTCGATGGTCCATCAGtcgggaccaacacaacccgcTCAAGCTCAAGCTGCAGCGCATTCAacccacctaa